The region ATTTAATGAATGGTTGAAGGACCTCAGAAAGTCCTTTGACCTCTATGGACCCGTGGCTCAAGAGGATCAATGCAACTTCGCTCCTCTGTTGGAGGGAGCCGAACCGGACCTTAGTTTTCAGAACACCCGGCTTTCGCCTAAGGTCCTGGTTCAACCCCAATCGGAACGGATGTTCGAATTCACCCTGAATCCTGAGGATCCGGAAGCCCATATCCTGAAAGAGCGTCCTTCGCCGGAGCGGTCCCGTCTTTTGATCGGGATTCGTCCTTGCGATGCCCGGGCTTTTGATCTGGTGCAGATTAATTTTGTCACCCCGGATTATCAGGACCCCTGGTGGAAACAGGGCCGGGAGCGATTGATGCTTATGGGGCTGGGGTGCT is a window of Deltaproteobacteria bacterium DNA encoding:
- a CDS encoding 4Fe-4S ferredoxin, which gives rise to MIEKIISKTEFNEWLKDLRKSFDLYGPVAQEDQCNFAPLLEGAEPDLSFQNTRLSPKVLVQPQSERMFEFTLNPEDPEAHILKERPSPERSRLLIGIRPCDARAFDLVQINFVTPDYQDPWWKQGRERLMLMGLGCSNPCSTCFCTSVGGGPFDQAGLDVLLTDLGESYLLQACNEKGEELLKASPGKAVSEEDRKQATRIKEQAEGAMPAPVPTEGLKDKPLLALFNAPFWDEV